One genomic window of Motacilla alba alba isolate MOTALB_02 chromosome 3, Motacilla_alba_V1.0_pri, whole genome shotgun sequence includes the following:
- the LOC119699368 gene encoding glutathione S-transferase-like, protein MSGKPKLHYFNGRGRMEPIRWLLAAAGVEFEESYLEKKEDLTKLQKDGSLLFQQVPMVEIDGMKLVQTRAICNYIATKYNLYGKDVKERALIDMYVEGMFDLNELLMMYVMQPADKKEEYFANMMDKAENRYFPAFEKVLKDHGKDFLVGNQLSRADVQLLEIILMAEEYKPDTLAKFPLLQSFKARISNIPTIKKFLQPGSQRKPRITEEDVARLIKIFRS, encoded by the exons ATGTCTGGGAAACCCAAGCTGCACTACTTCAATGGACGTGGCCGCATGGAACCAATACGatggctcctggcagcagctggggttgAG ttTGAAGAATCttacctggaaaaaaaggaggatcTGACCAAGTTACAGAAGG ATGGATCCCTGCTCTTTCAGCAAGTGCCAATGGTAGAGATTGACGGGATGAAGCTGGTGCAGACCAGAGCCATTTGCAACTACATAGCAACGAAGTACAACCTCTACGGGAAGGACGTGAAGGAGAGAGCCCT AATTGATATGTACGTGGAAGGAATGTTTGATCTGAATGAGTTGCTCATGATGTATGTTATGCAACCAGCAGACAAAAAGGAggaatattttgcaaatatgaTGGACAAGGCTGAAAACAGATACTTCCCAGCCTTTGAGAAG GTTTTGAAAGACCATGGAAAAGACTTTCTGGTCGGCAaccagctgagcagggcagatGTTCAAttacttgaaattattttaatggcaGAGGAGTACAAACCTGATACACTTGCCAAATTTCCCCTCTTGCAG aGCTTCAAAGCAAGAATAAGCAATATCCCCACAATAAAGAaattcctgcagcctggcagccagaggaaACCACGAATAACAGAGGAAGATGTCGCcagattaattaaaatattccgCTCTTGA